Genomic segment of Dehalogenimonas alkenigignens:
CCGAGAGCCGTTTACCGCTTCCTGCGGGACACCGGCGACGCCGCCGTCGCCACGCTGTACCTGAGCCTGGCCGACCACCTGGCGGCCCGCGGCCCGGACCTCGACCTTGATAACTTCCGCCAACATGTTACAATAGTGGGCTATGTTTTGGCCGAACGCGGCCGGCAGCTGGCCAAGCCGTCCGGGCGGCTGGTTGACGGCAACGAGCTTCAGGCGCGCTTCGGGATGAAACCGGGTCCGGCGATGGGCCGGGTTCTGGAGGCAGTCGCCGAGGCGCGGGCCACCGGAGAAATCGCTTCTAAAGAAGAGGCTTTGACACTGGCCGAGCGGCTGATCCGGGAGCCTCCGGCTGACGAAACAAAGAACCGGCGGCGGGGCTGCCGGGGAGAATAGGCGCAGCGGCGCGGCATGGCAGGAATTACTGATGCGGACTGAAGAATGAAAAAATACCGATTCGGGTTGATAACCATCCTGGTCTTGTTCATCCTTTCGGCGCTGGTGGTGCTGCCGGTGGGCAAAGGCGTCATCGGCGGCCGGGCTATCGAACTCGGTTTAGACCTTCAAGGCGGCCTGCACCTGGTATATGAAGCCGACCTGTCCGGAGTAGCCGAGGCCGATCGGGACAGCATCCTGAACGGCGTTGTTGACGTCATCAGTAACCGGGTCAACCCGCTGGGCGTCAGCGAACCCAATATCGAGAAACAGGGCGATAACCGCGTTGTGGTGCAGCTGCCGGGAACGGCGCTGACCGACGCCCAGAAGCAGCGCATCGGCTCCACGGCGCTTCTGGTCTTCGCCGAACTGGCCGCCGAAGGCGAGGAAGCCCGGTGGGAGAATGAACTGGGGCGCTGGAAGCCGGCTACCGCCGAAATCGACGGCGCGGTCAAGGAGCTTGATTCCAGCTATTTTAAAGACAACACCTTTTTAACCAGCGACCAGACCACCGGCCGAATCGAGCTTCGGTTCGAATGGAACGAAGAGGGCGCCAAGATCAGCGAGGCGGTCACTACCCGCATCCTCGGTAAAAGGATGGGTATCTTTGAGGGCGACACCGCCCTCCTCGGCGATAACGGCCAGCCGATCGCCCCGGTCGTCGAAGGCATCATCTCCACCAGCGGCGTCATTACCGGCCTGTCGTTCAACGAAGCCGAAATCCTGTCCCGCCAGCTCAATGCCGGCCGCCTGCCGGTACCGCTGGAGATTATCTATGAAAATACCGTGTCGCCGGTGCTGGGCGCCGATTTCGTCGACCGGTCGGTACTGGCCGGCGCCGTCGGCGTCATCCTGGTTATGATTTTCATGACCGCCTTCTACCGCCTGCCGGGCTTTCTGTCCAGCCTGGCGTTAATGGTATACATTGCCATTGTCCTGGCGATATACAAGCTGGTGCCGGTCACCCTGACACTGGCCGGCATCGGCGGCTTCATCCTGTCCATCGGCATGGCGGTGGACGCCAACGTGCTCATCTTCGAGCGGATGAAAGAGGAGCTCCGGGCCAGGCGCACCGTCGGCGCCGCCATTGAAGCCGGTTTCTCCCGGGCCTGGACCGCCATCTGGGATTCCAACGTCACCACCCTCATCGTCTGCGCCATCCTGGTCTGGGTCGGCGGCAGCGTCGCCGCCGGGGCGCCGGTGCAGGGCTTCGCCCTGACCCTTGGCGTGGGCGTACTCTCCAGCATGTTCACTGCCATGTTCGTTACCCGGACATTCCTGCGGATGCTCATCGGCAGCCAAACCGCGCGGAAGTTATCTCTATTCACTACCGAAGCAGGTGACCAGAATGCCTAACATCATCGGCAAGCGCAAGCTGTTTTTAAGCATCTCCGGGGCGCTCATCGCCTTATCGCTTTTGTCTCTGGCGGTTTTCGGCCTCAAGTCCGGCATCGATTTCTCCGCCGGGTCGCTCCTGACCGTCGCCTTCGACACCACGCCCTCCCTGGCCGACCTGAAGAGCGAACTGGGGGCGCTGGGTCACGGCAACGCCATCGTCCAGGAGACCGGCAGCGAGGATTTCATCATCCGGCTGGGCGTCCTCTCCGACGCCGAGAAGAATAGCCTTGAAGACGGCCTGGAAGCGGCGTTCGGGCCGCTGACCGAGCGCGGCTTCGAGATGGTTGACCCGATTATCGCCAGCCAGACCTCCAGAACGGCCATGATCGCCGTCGGCCTGGCTTCGATCGGCATCCTGGCTTACCTGACCTACGCCTTCCGCCGCATGCCCAAGCCGCTGCATTACGGCGTCGGCGCCGTCGCCGCGGTGCTCCATGACGTCCTGGCGGTGCTGGGCATCTTCGCCGCGCTGGCGGCGTTATTAGGCCTGGAGATCAACCTGGTGTTCATCATCGGCATCCTGGCGGTCATCGGCTACAGCGTCAACAACACCGTGGTCGTCTACGACCGCATCCGCGAGAATACCCTGCGCGGCGGCGGCAGCTTTGAAAGCATCGTCAACCGAAGCGTCGTCGAGACTTTCATCCGCTCCCTGAACACTTCGTTCACCACCATCATCGTGGTGCTGGCTCTGATGCTGTTCGTCGGCGCCACCATCCAGAACCTGGCGCTGGTGATGTTCATCGGCATCGTCGTCGGCACCTATGATTCGCTGTTCGTCGCCCCGGCCATCCTGGTCATCTGGGACAACTACGACAAGAGCCGCCTGGCGCCCAGGGCTTCCCGGGCCGGAGCCTAGAACCGTGGGCGGCCCCAGCCGCGCCGCCGCCGTTTCGGTGGCTTCCAATTCACTGCTCATCTTCCTCAAGGTGACGGTGGGCTTGCTCACCGGCGCCGTCAGCATCCTGGCCGAGGCCATCCATTCCGCCCTCGACCTGCTGGCGGCGGTCATCGCTTTCTTCGGTCTCAGGGCGGCCGGCAAACCGGCCGACCGGGAACACCCCTTCGGCCACGGCAAGTGGGAAAACGTTTCCGGCAGCATCGAGGCGGTACTGATTTTCATCGCCGCGGTGTGGATCATCTACGAGGCGGTCAAGAGGATCATCGGCGGCGCCGAGGTTGAAATGCTCGGCTGGGGCATCGCCGTCATGGCCGTCTCCGCCGCCGCCAACACCCTGGTCAGCCGCTACCTTTTCAAATCAGCCAGGGAGCATGACTCGTTGGCCCTGGAAGCCGACGCCCAGCACCTGCGCACCGATGTCATCACTTCCCTGGGCGTGCTCCTGGGCCTTCTGGCGGTGCAGTTGACCGGCCTGACCATTCTCGATCCCATTATCGCTATCGCCGTAGCCCTGATCATCGTCAGGGCGGCCTGGGACATCCTGCATAAATCCTTCGGCGGCATCATCGACGCCGGCCTGCCGCCCGCCGAGCAGCGGCTCATCGCCGACATCCTGAACGAGCACCGCGGCGCCCTGGCGGGCTTTCATGAAATCCGGACGCGCAAAGCCGGCGCCCAGCGCTTCCTGGAACTGCATCTGGTGATGCCCCGCGGCATCACCGTCGAGGAGTCCCACCGCATGTGCGACCACCTCGAAGCCGACCTGCGGGCGCGCCTGCCGCGGCTTGAGGTGGCGCTTCACGTGGAGCCGTGCGATGAAGACTGCCCGAACTGCCCCGCCGCCGCCTGCCCGGAGCGCCGGGAATCTTAGTCCAGGCGGTTCCGCTGTTTCAATGCGGCGGCCAGGCCGGCGACGCGCCGCGGCACCGGGCGCGGCGACAGATCCGGGGCGCCTCCGAGGAGCGCTCTGAAAGTGGCCGCCACGGAAGCCGCCAGCGCCTCCAGGTTGTAGCCGCCTTCCAGGCATAAGACCAGCCGCCCGCCGCAGATTTCCTCAGCCAGCCGCTTGATCCTGCCGGCGATGCCGGAGTAGCCTTCGGTCGAGACCTTCATCTCCGCCAGCGGGTCGTCCCGGTGGGCATCAAAGCCGGCTGAAACCAGCAGCAGTTCCGGCCTGAAACGCCTGACCGCCGGGAGGATTATGTCGTCAAAGATGGACAAATATTCATCGTCGCCGCAGCCCTCGGGCAGCGGTATGCTGATCCGGCTGCCGCTGCCGGTGTCGTCAACATCGCCGCCGCCGGGGTAGTGCGGAAACTGGTGCGTTGAGATGAACAGCACGCCAGGGTCGCCTTCAAAGACAGCGGCGGTGCCGTTGCCGAAGTGGACATCGAAGTCGATGATGGCCAGCCGCCTCAAACCGTAACGGGACTGGGCGTACCGCGCGGCTATGGCGATGTTGTTATAAAGACAGAAGCCGCCGCCCGCCCCGGCGAAGGCGTGGTGCCCCGGCGGCCTGACCAGGGCGAAGCACGAGGAAATCCTCTCACCGCCGCCCATGACCGCCTCTACGGCCGCCACAGCGCCTCCGGCGGCATATTCCGCGGCCTCGCAGGACTTTTTTGAGACCGGCGTGTCGGCGTCCAGCCAGCCGCCGCCCGCGGCGCAAATTTCCCTGACTCTGGAGATATAGCCGCGGCTGTGGACAGCGGCAAGTTCCGCCTCCGCCGCCCGCCGCGCCTCGACGGGGACCAGCCGCTCAAGCAGGCCATCGGATTTCAGGCGGGACATAACGGCTTCCAGCCGGGCGGCGGTCTCCGGGTGGCCGGCGCCGGTGTCATGGTCCAGGTATGAGGGATGGAAAACGTAGCCGGTGTTCATATGCTCTCTGGCAAAGCGGGCAAGGAATCCCCTCTCCCGTCGCCTGACGGGAGAGGGCAGGGTGAGGGTGTAATCTTGACATCTTCAGAATGAGTGATACGGGAAAGCTCGTCTTGAATCACATGGACGACGCCGTCGCAGTTCTTTAACACATCGTTATTCCAGAACCGGATTACGCTGTATCCCATTCTCTGGAGCTGCTCTGTCCGCCGGTTGTCGCTGTCAATATCCGCGAGGGCATTATGATGCTCGCCGTCAAGTTCGATGATAAGCCGATGCGTAAGCGAGACGAAATCAACGATGTAATCTCCGATCAAACGCTGGTGCCGGAATTTAATGCCATCTAATTGCCGGCTGTTGATTTTTGACCACAGCAGCTTTTCGGCTTCTGTCTGGCTCTTTCTGAGATCCCGGGCAAGTTTTTTATTCAGGTATGGCATAGCTTGAGCGTCATTTTACACCACGCCGGTGTCGCCCTCACCCTACCCTCTCCCGCGAGGCCGCGGGAGAGGGATTATAAAAGGGAGCCCCCGTTGCCGGGGGCTCCCTTTTATCCAACCGATTTGTCTAAGTGTTCAGTTTAGACGACGCGGCGGGTGCGGACGATCAGGACGATGACCAGGACGGTGAGCAGAGCGCCGACGCCGATGATGGCCCAGATGTAGGTCGGGGTCTCAGTGTCGGGGATGACCACGGTCACGGTCGGGGTGACTACCGGGGAGGTCGGGATGGTCACCGGAGGAGAGGTCGGGGTGGCAGCAGCGGTCGTGAAGACGCTGATGACCCAGTCGGAGGTGCCGGTGCCGGTGATGGCCCGAACGCGCCAGTAGTAGGTGGTGTTGTTGGCCAGGGCGGTGCCGGTCCAGGCGGCCGCCGGGATGGAGGTGGTGATCTTGGTGCCGGTCAGCGGGCTGAAGGATGAAGCGGTGGAGACCTCAAGCTCGTAGCTGGTGGCGCCAGTCACAGCCGCCCACTGGAAGGTCGGCATGGTCGGCACGTTGGAAGCGCCGGCGGCCGGGGCCAGGTTGGACGGAGTGGTCGGGACGTTGGGCTGGGTGGAGAAGGTGAAGGTCCCGGCGAAGGTGGCGGTAGCCAGGTGAGCATCGTCAGAGGTGCGAACGCCCCAGACTCTGACGGTGTAGGTGGTGTTGGCAGCGAGGCCGGTGATGGTGTAGGAGGTGCCGGACTGGCTGGAGGTGGCCAGGGTAGCGCTGTACAGGTCGCGGGCAGCGGTGCTGCTCTGGACTATAGCGACGGCGAAGCGATCGACGCCGGTCAGAGCGGTCCAGCTGACGGTGGCCTGGCTGGTGGTGAAGGCGCCAACGGTAACGCCGGCGACGGCGACGGCAAGAGTGTCGGTGTAGGTGAACATCTTGGCGCCGGAGACGACGGTCAGCGTATTGCCGTTAGCGAACAGGGCGGAAGCGGAGGAGAAGTCGCTGCTGGGGGCGATCAAGCCGGCTTTGGAGGCAGAAGACAGCAGGCGGACAACCGAGCCATTGGCGTTCAAGCCGTAGGTGACCCAGGCTGTGCCGGCGGCGGTGCCGGAGGCCAGGCCGACCGGAGCGGTCAGCAGGTTGCCGGCGGCGGAGTCGAACAGAGCGACGCCGTCGTCCTGGCGGGAAGACCAGGCCGGGGTGGTGGCGGCGAAGTCATAGGAGAATAGACCACCGGTGGCTTCAGTAGCCCAAACGACATCATTGGAGCCGGTCCGGAAAGCAACCATCAGGCTGGTGGCGCCGGTGAGGGCGGCAGTCGAGGTTGTCCAGGTGGCGCCGAGGTCGGTGGACTTGGACAGGCGGCCCTGATCGGTGCCGACTACCAGAGCGGTGCCGTCGGACGAGCGGGCCATGGAGGTGATGTTACCAGTGGTGCCGCCGGTGGGGGCAGCGATGGTAACGTTGGTCCAGGTGAAGCCGTTGTCAAGGGTCTTGGTCACGACGCCGGAGTTGCCGCCGACGACGTAAACATTCTTGTCAAGGACGATCAGGGTGTTGGCAACAACCGGGGTGGCTCCACCGGGAGCGACGAGTTGAGCGGTGAAGAGGGTACCGTTGTTGTTGGAGACCATGATCTTGTTGTTGGTGCCCTTGGTGGTGAAGACAACAGTCTGGTCGGTGGCGTAGTTGGGCGACAGGCGGAGCATGTTGATGGCGGCGGCATCAGTGCCGCTGAAGTAAACGCGCTCCCAGTTGTCGCCGGTCTTGCGCCACAGGCTGTTGGCATAAACGGTGGTGCCGGCAGTAACCGCGGCTGCCAGGCTGATGGGTGAGGTGGTCGAGGCGGTAGCAGTGGTCAGGGCAAAGGTGCCAGCAGCGGCCACAGCGCCGGTCTGGGTGATGGTGGCGGTGGGATTAGCGGTGTCCATGGTGACGTTAACCGGGAAGGCATCGACACCGAAAGTGTAGGTGCCGTTACCAGTGGCCGCACCAGTGACGGTGACGGCGCCAGCGGTCAGGGTGATGGCGATAGAACCAGCCACGACACCCGGGGTAGCGCTAGCGGCATCGGGCAGGCTGAAAGAGCCAACACCGGGCAGAACAGCCGGGGGAACAACGATAGCGTTAGCGGTGCCGAGAAGATCCTCAACAACAGCTAACACAACGGAACCGGCGCCCAAACCCTGAATATCAATCGAGCCACTGGTTCCAGCGGCTGTAGCGGTCAGGGTAGCTGAATCACCGGCGCCAAGGAAGATGACGTTGCCTACAATGGCTGCACCAGCGCTAGAGCCGGCATTAATAGCGGCACTAACCGAACCGGTAGCAACATTGAAGGTAGCAGTTAAACCATCGGTCGCATGACCATTAGTAATGGTCAGCTTGTCAGCCGCGATAGCGGTACTAGTGGTATTACCAGTAGCGGTGAAAGAACCGGCGGGAGAAGAACCGACGCCGGCAGTCGCGCGGCTGGTGGCCAGCCAGGTGACGGTGGAAGTGGCAGCCATGTCGTTGATGGCCGAGAATGAATCATTCAGCAGGCTAACGGCGCTGAAGTTCTTGGCCTGGTCAACGCTCAGGCTGAAACCGGACTGGTCGTTCTGGGCCAAGCCCATGCCGCCCTGGAGAGCGTAGGCAACACCAGAGGTGGCGAAGTCGCTCTTGAGGGCGACCATGGTCATGCCAGCGAAGGGGGTCAGCTTCTTGGCAGCGGTGAAGTTGGCGCCGCCGTCAGTGCTGAGGAAAGCCTTGCCATTGGAAGTGCCGGCAAAGATGGTGGCGCCGGAGAAGGTGCCAAGAACATCAATGCTGACAACCGGCTGGGCAGTACCGAAGAAGGGCAGCTGCAGGATGGACGGGGTGGAGGCATTGCCCATCACGCGGTAGACGCCGCCGTTGGTGCCGTTAAGGCCGGCATAGAAGAACGGAGCGGTGGACATGTTGAAGTCAGACGGGAAATCAATGGAAACGACAGTGTTGTCGGTGGCAGCAACAATCTGAACATCTTTAAGAGTGGTGTTGAAGCCGAAGCCATTAACGGAGAAGCTAGCGATGGGGGCTGCACCAGCAGCCTTTTTGATGACGATAATGCCCAGGTCAGTGGCGAAGTTGGGGGAAAGCTTGAGGGCTTGGACATTAAAGCCAGCGGTGTTCAGGAAGGCGGTGGCGTCGAAGACGGGGAAGAGTTCGCCTTCGTTCTGGTAGAAGACGCCGTTGCCAGTACCAATGAACACCTTGTAGCTGCCGCCGGCGAGGGCGGCGCCGATGGCGGTGATAGTGCCAGCGGCAGTGCCGCGGTTGGCGAAGGTGGCGCCGCTATCGGTGGACTTGTACAGGGTGGCTCCCTGGGCGACGTAAACAACGTTCGCCTCGTTGGGGGAGCAGAAGACGGCGGTGGCGGCCTGGGTCTGGTCCGGCAGGTTGGCCATGGTCCAGGAGCGGCCGCCGTTGGTGGACTTAATCAGTTTGTACTGATTGCTGGAGTGATTGACCTGAGCATAAGCGTAAAGGGTGCCGTCAATGCCCATGGTCATGAAACCGGTCTGGAGATAGTCGTTGGGCATGACTTCGCCGGTGTGAGCCGGTACGGAGACCGCGCTCCAGGCGTTGTCAGCAGCGCTGACAGGAACAGCCGCGATCAGCATGCTGGCCGCGATGGCTACTGTCAACACGACGCTAAAGATTTTGTTTAACTTTTTCATTTCGACCTTTCGGTTAACCTTTCAATATATTTTATGGTTATTGTCTATCGGTTTTGGTTATTTCCCTTAGACTATGGGGTGGCAATGGTTGCTGTTTTTGCCTTGCGGCTCATCTTTCTAATCCCATCACCTGCCTTTCTTAATTAATCTAACAAATATGCGTAAAGCCAAGCAGTGCACGGACTTATACCTGCACTAGTATCAATGATACCACGCGTGTCAATAGGTTTAGACCAGCTTCATGGGGGTACGATGGTACCGATTTGCGGTAGCCATCTTCAGGTAATATAAC
This window contains:
- a CDS encoding histone deacetylase family protein; translated protein: MNTGYVFHPSYLDHDTGAGHPETAARLEAVMSRLKSDGLLERLVPVEARRAAEAELAAVHSRGYISRVREICAAGGGWLDADTPVSKKSCEAAEYAAGGAVAAVEAVMGGGERISSCFALVRPPGHHAFAGAGGGFCLYNNIAIAARYAQSRYGLRRLAIIDFDVHFGNGTAAVFEGDPGVLFISTHQFPHYPGGGDVDDTGSGSRISIPLPEGCGDDEYLSIFDDIILPAVRRFRPELLLVSAGFDAHRDDPLAEMKVSTEGYSGIAGRIKRLAEEICGGRLVLCLEGGYNLEALAASVAATFRALLGGAPDLSPRPVPRRVAGLAAALKQRNRLD
- a CDS encoding endonuclease domain-containing protein → MPYLNKKLARDLRKSQTEAEKLLWSKINSRQLDGIKFRHQRLIGDYIVDFVSLTHRLIIELDGEHHNALADIDSDNRRTEQLQRMGYSVIRFWNNDVLKNCDGVVHVIQDELSRITHSEDVKITPSPCPLPSGDGRGDSLPALPESI
- a CDS encoding beta strand repeat-containing protein, giving the protein MKKLNKIFSVVLTVAIAASMLIAAVPVSAADNAWSAVSVPAHTGEVMPNDYLQTGFMTMGIDGTLYAYAQVNHSSNQYKLIKSTNGGRSWTMANLPDQTQAATAVFCSPNEANVVYVAQGATLYKSTDSGATFANRGTAAGTITAIGAALAGGSYKVFIGTGNGVFYQNEGELFPVFDATAFLNTAGFNVQALKLSPNFATDLGIIVIKKAAGAAPIASFSVNGFGFNTTLKDVQIVAATDNTVVSIDFPSDFNMSTAPFFYAGLNGTNGGVYRVMGNASTPSILQLPFFGTAQPVVSIDVLGTFSGATIFAGTSNGKAFLSTDGGANFTAAKKLTPFAGMTMVALKSDFATSGVAYALQGGMGLAQNDQSGFSLSVDQAKNFSAVSLLNDSFSAINDMAATSTVTWLATSRATAGVGSSPAGSFTATGNTTSTAIAADKLTITNGHATDGLTATFNVATGSVSAAINAGSSAGAAIVGNVIFLGAGDSATLTATAAGTSGSIDIQGLGAGSVVLAVVEDLLGTANAIVVPPAVLPGVGSFSLPDAASATPGVVAGSIAITLTAGAVTVTGAATGNGTYTFGVDAFPVNVTMDTANPTATITQTGAVAAAGTFALTTATASTTSPISLAAAVTAGTTVYANSLWRKTGDNWERVYFSGTDAAAINMLRLSPNYATDQTVVFTTKGTNNKIMVSNNNGTLFTAQLVAPGGATPVVANTLIVLDKNVYVVGGNSGVVTKTLDNGFTWTNVTIAAPTGGTTGNITSMARSSDGTALVVGTDQGRLSKSTDLGATWTTSTAALTGATSLMVAFRTGSNDVVWATEATGGLFSYDFAATTPAWSSRQDDGVALFDSAAGNLLTAPVGLASGTAAGTAWVTYGLNANGSVVRLLSSASKAGLIAPSSDFSSASALFANGNTLTVVSGAKMFTYTDTLAVAVAGVTVGAFTTSQATVSWTALTGVDRFAVAIVQSSTAARDLYSATLATSSQSGTSYTITGLAANTTYTVRVWGVRTSDDAHLATATFAGTFTFSTQPNVPTTPSNLAPAAGASNVPTMPTFQWAAVTGATSYELEVSTASSFSPLTGTKITTSIPAAAWTGTALANNTTYYWRVRAITGTGTSDWVISVFTTAAATPTSPPVTIPTSPVVTPTVTVVIPDTETPTYIWAIIGVGALLTVLVIVLIVRTRRVV
- the secF gene encoding protein translocase subunit SecF, which produces MPNIIGKRKLFLSISGALIALSLLSLAVFGLKSGIDFSAGSLLTVAFDTTPSLADLKSELGALGHGNAIVQETGSEDFIIRLGVLSDAEKNSLEDGLEAAFGPLTERGFEMVDPIIASQTSRTAMIAVGLASIGILAYLTYAFRRMPKPLHYGVGAVAAVLHDVLAVLGIFAALAALLGLEINLVFIIGILAVIGYSVNNTVVVYDRIRENTLRGGGSFESIVNRSVVETFIRSLNTSFTTIIVVLALMLFVGATIQNLALVMFIGIVVGTYDSLFVAPAILVIWDNYDKSRLAPRASRAGA
- a CDS encoding cation diffusion facilitator family transporter → MGGPSRAAAVSVASNSLLIFLKVTVGLLTGAVSILAEAIHSALDLLAAVIAFFGLRAAGKPADREHPFGHGKWENVSGSIEAVLIFIAAVWIIYEAVKRIIGGAEVEMLGWGIAVMAVSAAANTLVSRYLFKSAREHDSLALEADAQHLRTDVITSLGVLLGLLAVQLTGLTILDPIIAIAVALIIVRAAWDILHKSFGGIIDAGLPPAEQRLIADILNEHRGALAGFHEIRTRKAGAQRFLELHLVMPRGITVEESHRMCDHLEADLRARLPRLEVALHVEPCDEDCPNCPAAACPERRES
- the secD gene encoding protein translocase subunit SecD, producing the protein MKKYRFGLITILVLFILSALVVLPVGKGVIGGRAIELGLDLQGGLHLVYEADLSGVAEADRDSILNGVVDVISNRVNPLGVSEPNIEKQGDNRVVVQLPGTALTDAQKQRIGSTALLVFAELAAEGEEARWENELGRWKPATAEIDGAVKELDSSYFKDNTFLTSDQTTGRIELRFEWNEEGAKISEAVTTRILGKRMGIFEGDTALLGDNGQPIAPVVEGIISTSGVITGLSFNEAEILSRQLNAGRLPVPLEIIYENTVSPVLGADFVDRSVLAGAVGVILVMIFMTAFYRLPGFLSSLALMVYIAIVLAIYKLVPVTLTLAGIGGFILSIGMAVDANVLIFERMKEELRARRTVGAAIEAGFSRAWTAIWDSNVTTLIVCAILVWVGGSVAAGAPVQGFALTLGVGVLSSMFTAMFVTRTFLRMLIGSQTARKLSLFTTEAGDQNA